Genomic window (Arachis hypogaea cultivar Tifrunner chromosome 13, arahy.Tifrunner.gnm2.J5K5, whole genome shotgun sequence):
AATACTACCGCCCAAGTTTTTCACCAGAATTGGAGCAACACTAACTGACTAACACTCTAAGGCTGCATCCACACGTCAAGACATATTACGCTGTTCCTTCCTAGAATCATATTGCAACAGAAACTGGAGCAGTAGGCAGAGCCACAGAGGTCAGATCTGCAAAACGAGCTGTGCTTCAGGCAGGCAATGCAAGTAAGCAAGTGCAAAGGAACAGGAAAGAGACCTTGTACCAGTAAACAGAAGCAACCGTTCGGCCACCAACTGAGTAATTGTATTTATTTCACATCAATAATGATTTAACTTGCATATGGAGTAATCACCCATGACCATGAGGTATCTACAAGAGAACTACAACCTATAACACGACAATGGAGGAATCTTCCCTCCCTATCTTTCATACTATGCATACTCTCATTTAACACAATTGCACCGACTCTGTGGGAAAGTATCCAACTTCACTTATTTCCACAACCTTCTTCTGTACATATCCGTGTCAAGCTGGCCTGGCTTGCTGGCTTAACAAGCACGTGACTCAGAAACCGGCAACCACCTTGTCATGGGTACACTATTTCCGGATGTCTTTAAGGATGCAAACAGACAAGATAGTCTTGATATCATGGGATTAGTCTTTGGCACTTTAGGAGCAATGGCCAGCTCCATACCAGCATTACCAGAGCTCTGGTAGCCTTCAAGATCAGCTTTGGTTATAAGAACTGCATCCCATGAGGGTGAGCGTGCAAAAGAACAAGGTCTGCGTTTGCTATAGTTTTGAACAGCCTGCTCACGATAATGCAGAGATTATTAAAAGTTGAATGCCGTGAAGAGGTACCATAATCAAAAGAAAGCATTACAATCATCATACCACTAGCCTTCATAAGGTTAGGGGGCAGAATGACCAACCAAACTGCAACATTCATACCTTCCATTGCGATGGAGCTAGCATCACTCTGGGTCTTTGAGACCGCACATATTCCAGGGCAGCAGCAGCTGTCATGTGCTTGTATTCAATCTGCAAAACATAGGTTCATTACATGGTTCATTACATGGCAACCAATTAGCATTCAAAGCTTCAGCACATGCCACCTCACATCACAAGTATAAGATAGTTCATAAAATCACCAGATAGCAAAGCACAATTGTTGTACTCCTTCCCCGCCCAGCTTTACAGTGAACATAAGTAGTTTTACCACAAGTTGAATTCTCTGTAACAAAATACAAAAGGTGAGGCAAAGTTACCTACATTGCATCCACAAAAGCACACACATACATTGGTAGATGCATTAGACTTCCAGCCCCTGCTCttccaaaattaaatttcaaagacaaaagaaaacCCACGATGAATGAACTGCACAGCCCGGCTGATATCAGCAAAGGAGGGGGCAAAGAGATAATCCCTTGTGGGAATTACCAAGTGATCAATTCCATGAGCCTGAAACAAATAAACCCAGAATATTAGAAATAGTTCTAGCCTAAAACGACTCTATTGCAAGGCATCGTGACAATACTTATGagcttatttgtgaaaattcaatAACTCATTATTCCTAAGTATCAACGAAACATGACACACCCGCACAAATAATACTTAACTGAAAATCCTAGATTTCAAGGCTTACACAAAAcgcaaattcaaaattttccaatttggaaaaggggaaaacaCTTACATGATACAATGATGAAGGCACCAAAGTTTCATACGGTTCATTAAGAGTTATTACACCACCAACGCCAAGCTTCTTCAAGTGAGGAACATCTTTGGGGAATGGGACTGCGCCCAGCAACAAAAACTGTAAATAACAACACACTTTAGTTAAACCACTACTACAAAACACATCACAAATTAAACGGCATGGCACCTCGCAATTACTTCATTTTCAACGATCACTCATTCGCTCTAAACACAAAACGATCATCATGTGTTGCTATTAAGTTGATTCTGTGGTGGGTCCCACCCACATTAAGCCTCATGTTTCTAATTCAAGGGTGAAAATCTACCCGCATATCAGAGAGTTCACTCCAATTCAGAGCAAAACGCAGAAATAAGAGAGTAAAAGCAGCAAGAATGAACGCAGACACAGGAGAAAGAGAGTAAAAAAGAAAACCTCATCAACTTGATCCCACCACCTGAATTCAGCTTCAATCTTGTTACGAAGCACATTATACAAGAGTGTCGGGTAAAACAGGATCCGAGCAACTGCTCCAACCAACGCTCTCTTTGAATCAACCCTCACAATCTGCATCTCCCCCTTCTCTTCATCCCTACTACTCCCCGTATCGTCTAACTCCTCGATCTTCATGCCACACAGCAAATTAAACCCCGAaaccaaacaaacaaagaaaCCCTAGAACCACAACCGCGATCAAATTCTGAAACAAAACCTCAATTTCAGGAATTGTGATAAGAAACATTAATTATTATCAGGTAACCAAGGAAAACTGTAAAAGGAAAAAGGATCAATCTTATTTTACCACCGAGATAGGGGAACAAGGAAGGCGAGAAAAATCACAGATCGATGAAACCTAAGCAGCAAGAAATGTAATCGACCGATGAGGTAGAAGCGAAAGTGGGAGAGTGTGGGATTGAGAGCGTTGAGATGTTAAGGAAAAGGAGAGGGCACCTGTCAAGAATGCCCTCggaatttaattttattaccGAAAAGCGAAAAGACCTACTCTTGCTTCAAAAGAGGGTAATGGTAGAATAAAATAACGTCAAATGTAatgaaaatcataaataaaaatagggcgCCACTTAGATAAATATACaagaaacatctttttttaaagacacATTATTTCTACCAATTAATACTGGACAGTTAGCATTGATCAAACCAAAATACGGTTCAtctttaatagtttttttttttcttttttatttgtggtCATAAACGGTTCATgcattttgggtttttttttcttcttgccGGTCCTCCCCTCTTAGCGCCGCGGTCTCTCACTCTCACGGCCTCATCGCATATTTGCCGTCTCCGCCTGAGGGCTGAGGCAGAATCGTCACCTTCCCTCATCGCAGCATGAACGTCGCCGCCTCCAACCCCGTCTTCCTCGCCATTGCAGCCGCATTTTCGCCGGTCTTTGTCGCAGCTCGTCCGTCAGCCTCTTTGCCGTTCGCCGCTCTTCCTTCCGATAAGTCTTCTGTAATTTTATCTAGTGTGTGTCTTCTGACCTTGATGGAGTGTGGTAATTGAAGACAAAGGCCAGGTATGCTGATGAAGAAGATTGGAACCATTATTATAGCAAGAATGTTATTGAGGGTGCTGATTAGTTTTAATGattaatgatgataatgatgagatGATTGTGGGCTGTTGCTGAAGCTCTATTACTTGTGTTGTTTTCAAACAGTTAAGAATGATTAAACAAAATGGCTCAGTAGGTGTGCCTCGTGTGCCATTGTTGAATTTGAAGTACAAAATTAGTAAATTTCTGTGTAAAGTGTAAACAACTAATCTTGTGCCATTGTtagaatgtgaatttatcattcTCATGCATATTTGTATCTTGAAGTTTCGTATACGCAATGTAAATATTAAAGAAGAACTTGCAGCAATTCATATGATTTGGTGTTGTCTTTGActcattttattttgattatgttatattttcttttttagttgGTTCTTTTAAAAAAGACTAGTACTAATGTTGTTGTTATAattaataaagagaagagaacataTTTATCCTAATTCTTAATACAATTTATTCTGAGTTTCTATTTGATGatgagcattgttggaaccttaGAACAAAAaagagtttttaattttttatagttcTTCACTTCTTTCCCAGCTAAATGACAAGCTAACACCATGAATGAGAATCATGTATCATTTTGAATTGAACTAATAATGTTACATGCTTCATATGATTCTGTTTTTATATTTCGCAAATGAATCAATCTATATACTAGAGTTTTgattaaaactaatgaaaattgaCAGAAAAAGTTCAAATGTATTTGACAAAGATCATACTTTGATTACATGTATGAATTTAATATTTGCTATAAGAGGATAAGCTTCCTCAAGATAATACATTACAAATAATTTCTACTACAACAATGAATATTGCCTATAATGGTTGATATTAAATATTTGGCCAGTATTTTGCCAATTTTTTCAatcttttaatttgttattaattCATTAAAATACATAGAATGGTGGAATCACGATGGATCTAAATGCCAGATTGCCAGTTAATCTCTAATTGAGAGCAGTCAAGTGAGCTTTTCACTCTATTCAAAGCTGCTTGCCTGTGTTGCAGTAATGGACGTGAGGGATCTTCAATCTCTTTGGAGCTGCTGCCACCTTCACTTTTGTAGGGAGATTTCGTTGACaaatcttttcatttgattcaaaggcACAAGCTATGATGATGAAGGAACACAGTACAAAATACATTAACTGCAAAATCATGCTGTAAAAGTATAAAGGAGCTAGGTGATTATTTGAGCAAagacagcaacaaattcaaggttTAGTCATGATAATCAATAACAAATTCAACTCAGATGATTTTtagcaacaaaaaaaattaactcagTGATTATTCAGCAAGACAACTACAAATTCAAGGTTCAGTCACTAACAAATTCAACTCAGTGATGACTTTCAGCAACAAAAAGATTTACTTAAGTAATTATTTGAGTaaaacaacaacaaattcaaggttTAGTGACGATAATCAATAACAAATTCAATCAATTCAGGCATCGAGACAAACCCCTTATATTGTATTTGTTGAATGCACTTCTATGTTTTGTTGCCTTTGTACTGTCCCTTAGTGTATTCAGGATACAGAACACATTATTTAAGATAAAGGCAATTGATTTCTTAAAAATGTTGAcataatgttaaaattaattgtgtattaaaataataaactattaaaaataaaaatccattAGAGCTTAATGGACAGAGCTTCATGTCAACAACCAAAGAACATGCCTGGATAAAGTTCCAAAAGACAATTATCCTGCCTCGTCTCCCTTTAGATAGACTCCAAACAGTATGTTAGCtaatcaccaaaatatctcacAATACATAGTATGCTCACACAATGCTGATTCTACCATTGTAATTCTTTATATAAGAATATACAGGAGtaacaaattaatattaaattttatgtttacAGCAACAACTTTTACAAGCACTGTTTAGCATCCCCAAGACATATCTATCTAAATAAACCATTAATCCAACTTCTAAACTGAAGTATACATATGGTCACAACTAATTAGGTTCAATCCAAACGCAATGTAAATAGAAAATTCTAGCTCAATAACAAATTCATGTCAGTGAtgattttcagcaacaaaaaatCTAGTTCAGTGATATTCTCAGCAACAAAATCAAAGTGCATTGATAAATTATAGcaacaaaattgaaaaagaaagaacagGAGAATTTGTTGGAACTCACCAAATCGGAGACCAGCTTCCGGGAAGGAAGCTGACGGCGGGGAGGAAGCTGACAGTGAAGAGGAAGTTGATGGCGAGAGTGGAAGCAAGAAGACAACAACGACGATCAGCCCTGGAACCTGTTGTTTCTGCCGCCGCCGGCGACAAGCGCAACAAAGGCAACAAAGGCGCGGGATTGAGTGTGAGACGGTGACGAGACAGGGAGCGACGACGATGATCAGTCCCGGGACCTGCTGCGACAAGAAAGGCGCGCGAGGGCAACTGAGTGCGAGACGGTGATGACTGACGACGAGCTTGAGTGCGACACTGGAGATAGTAGAGAGACCGGAGTCGAGAGAGGGAGAGAGCTTGTGCGAGAGCCACTGAGCCACGATGATAGAGATGAGAGAGCTCAGCTTTAGTGAGAAGGTGATGTTGAGGGAGGAGACGGTAAGGGTGAAGGGTGAGGGCTAGGAttttaaacgacgtcgtttaccaAAGTAAAAAATAAACTCAGTCCGGATTATGTAAACCGGCAAGGTCAAATCAAATCTAAAGAATAAATTAACCGGTTTTATAAATACACCAATCAACACATGACACATCAGCATCTTTTAGAAAAAGACGTTTAGGAGGTCTTGATGGGAGTATCCGCCATAAAAATAACgactaatttttttagatatagaAAAAGATCGTGTatattctaggatttttttaaataaataaaataaatattaaaattattaaaatacataatttttagaatttttactgTTTTGTGTATTTcatcttatttcgtttacagtatCGTCGtattatagtgtaaacgagataaaataCACACACATCTTAACGTATTACGTTTATAAACGCGTTGTGATAGTACCTTATTTTgtttgtaaacgagataaggttAAGGCAGCTCGTTGACACAGTAAATGAGATATAATATGACAAAAATACGGCTTCTATAAAAGGACTAGCAAACCGTTGGTATTCTtcacaaaatcatcaaatttttcttctcctccctttTTCTTCCTAGAGATTTGGAAAAAAATGTTTAGTATTAGTGATATTTTTGTTCTGATGGTTTATACGAACTGTCGGATGAGAAACAGTGACAATGGAGTGATATTTGAGTGCGAAAGTTCGGCGCTCTTTCGAAGTAGAAGAGTGGATTCATTATCGGAGTTAAAGAGTATGATATTGTCTCACGTCGGTGGTGCGAAGGCAAAAGAGGTTGGTCGAATTGGGTATAGGATGCTAGCACGGATAGGGAATGGGGTGTTTCGATTTCGTCTATTTTGGCTCGATGGCGACGAGCATGTGTGCCTTATGTTTGATGTGCACGGGAAAATTATGGTtgaacaagtgatggagctttcaGTAGAGGTTCGTGACGTTGGTGGGGGCGGTAGTGGTACCTTGGACTTCGTACCGGATGACCCTCCTCTCGCACCACGTCCTTGCATTATGCGAGTCCAGTGCAGGACATGGAGATTGAGGGTGAGAAATTGAACGATGACTACGTTGCCAATAGTGACGAAAGTGGTTCATCAAAGGGTGATGATGAAGATGAGTTCATACCAGAGACTCCCGTTGGGGGATCACGTTGATACCTGTTGCCAGCTCCCAAACCAATCCTAAAATTATCATCTATGCCCAACCACTACCACACATTGGACTTGGATTCAATGCATGAGAAAACTCCGTACTTGAACACAGGGGTCGAGAATTATAACACAGATTGTGGTGTGAAGTTTAGGATTGGTCAAAGATTCAGGAGCAGAGAGGCAGTCCTGCAAGGTGCGAAAAATTACAGCATCCGACGAAGCGCAGAGTATCAAGTAGTTAAGTCGGACCAGCTGAAATACCACGTACGATGCAGGCAGTTCACCGGTGGTGTGGCATACTGAAGCCTAGGCTGGTAACCTGGATCGTGGGAGGAGGATGCACCGGGACTCCGGGAGACATCTGAGGCACCTAGACTGATGTCGTAGCACGTGGGGTAAAGAATGGGACCCCATACGAGGCAACATACTCTCTCGCCACACGAAACTGCTCTGCAATCCGAAACATGGTCTGTTGGTCAGCGCTCCTAACCTAAAAGACCTCGGAGAACTGGATCTCATCAACCAACGATCCCTCCTGCTGGCTGGATGATGCACTGAGGTCGACCCACCCCAGAGGAGTCGTGAACGGGTCGCCATGGGCAAAGTGGCTCACCGGTGGTGCTGATGGTGCTGGTGGAGCTGGTGCTGGTGGTGGTAACTCATCAACATCATGGGGTATGTCGCCGTGATCCTCATGCTTGTCGAACTCCGTCTCCTCCTCCGACTCCACGTCCAACCTCTTCCTACGGGGTCAAGCTCGCTCTCGTCAAGGCCCTACAGCTCCTCCTCCTGGATCCCTCGCCCATCGCTCCCTCCGGGACGGCCTCTTTGTGTCTGGGCGCACCTCCCTGGCACGCCTCCGGCAATTAAGAACATCGGCTGGAAGATGCAGGACCTCCCTAGGCTGACTCGGCGTGGGCTGTACATCGTCATGAAGTGTCGCAAGTCTAGGATCATCGAGCACATCCTCACCTGATAGATGTCTCACCCTATAGGCCTGTTGGTACCAGACCCAATACTCCAGTGTTGGCCTGTCGTCTGCAGTGGGCTGAATGGTGATCATGCAGCTGACCTCATACCGAGCCCTAAACCCATCGTACTAGTCACACAGCCTGGTCATACATCCTCTCCTCATCCAATATAGGTGAGAAACCAATCGACATTGACCGGATCGATCAGGACTGTCTGCTCACCTCCGAACTGGCGCTTCACCCGATCAGGCTGGTGAAACTC
Coding sequences:
- the LOC112738015 gene encoding phosphatidylglycerophosphate phosphatase PTPMT2 yields the protein MKIEELDDTGSSRDEEKGEMQIVRVDSKRALVGAVARILFYPTLLYNVLRNKIEAEFRWWDQVDEFLLLGAVPFPKDVPHLKKLGVGGVITLNEPYETLVPSSLYHAHGIDHLVIPTRDYLFAPSFADISRAVQFIHQNSTCGKTTYVHCKAGRGRSTTIVLCYLIEYKHMTAAAALEYVRSQRPRVMLAPSQWKAVQNYSKRRPCSFARSPSWDAVLITKADLEGYQSSGNAGMELAIAPKVPKTNPMISRLSCLFASLKTSGNSVPMTRWLPVSESRAC